A window of Natronolimnobius sp. AArcel1 contains these coding sequences:
- a CDS encoding MoxR family ATPase codes for MTDPDPTPASPHAGAESATAEFRGAEATDSDDPLSVAEVAALRDDIEANVSQVIVGHEDVIEHVTIALLARGHVLLDDVPGVGKTMLARAIATSIDCTFRRVQFTPDLLPTDVTGVNVFNQKDREFEFQPGPVFGNIVLGDEINRAPPKTQSALLEAMEERQVTVDGNTHPLPDPFTVIATQNAVEPNQTYALPLAELDRFMKKLHLGYPTPEEEAELLGRTIGDHPIDSLESVTDRETIVRARETVANARVAQPVREYATRLVGYTREQARIGVSPRGTIALLRGAQARAVTDGREYVLPDDVQAEAPAVLSHRIRVDDHDRDGATIVSEALERVAVEAPDQ; via the coding sequence TTTCGCGGAGCGGAAGCCACTGACAGCGACGACCCGCTTTCGGTGGCCGAGGTTGCCGCGCTTCGTGACGACATCGAAGCGAACGTTTCACAGGTTATTGTCGGCCACGAGGACGTCATCGAGCACGTTACAATCGCGTTGCTCGCGCGCGGACACGTCTTACTCGATGATGTTCCCGGCGTCGGCAAGACAATGCTCGCGCGAGCAATTGCGACCTCGATCGACTGTACGTTCCGGCGTGTGCAGTTTACACCCGATCTGTTACCCACGGACGTAACCGGCGTCAACGTTTTTAATCAGAAAGACCGCGAGTTCGAGTTCCAACCTGGTCCCGTCTTCGGCAACATCGTCCTTGGCGACGAGATCAATCGTGCGCCACCGAAGACACAATCCGCCTTACTCGAGGCCATGGAGGAACGCCAGGTCACCGTCGACGGCAACACACACCCGCTCCCGGATCCCTTTACTGTGATCGCGACACAGAACGCCGTCGAGCCGAATCAGACCTACGCGTTGCCACTGGCGGAACTCGATCGGTTCATGAAGAAGCTCCATCTCGGCTATCCGACGCCCGAGGAAGAAGCCGAGTTGCTCGGGCGAACCATCGGCGATCATCCGATCGACTCACTCGAGTCGGTTACTGACCGCGAGACGATCGTTCGCGCACGCGAGACCGTTGCGAACGCCCGCGTCGCCCAACCGGTCAGAGAGTATGCGACGCGGCTCGTCGGCTACACGCGTGAACAGGCACGCATCGGTGTCAGTCCACGCGGAACGATTGCGCTGCTGCGTGGCGCACAGGCTCGCGCTGTCACAGACGGCCGAGAGTACGTCCTCCCCGACGACGTTCAGGCCGAAGCGCCGGCCGTCCTGAGCCACCGGATTCGCGTCGATGACCACGACCGCGATGGGGCCACAATCGTCAGCGAGGCCCTCGAGCGCGTCGCCGTCGAGGCCCCCGACCAGTAA
- a CDS encoding DUF58 domain-containing protein has translation MRLTYRGWTVLAVLVGAFALSWHHGPRALNAVVTPLVVVFVTGVLLTVRVDRPAVHRQRVADGAVGETRSVACRLECGGTVSADIVETVGDGLSLVTNGDTAAGTNADTVSVSTTINGTETLTYDIDLEERGERVVGPMTITVSDVFGLITRTFAYTETTTVLVYPYIYDLHSETTGDLHAIENAAGAPDREEFDHLREYERGDSLRDVHWKSAAKRPGDDLVVTEYRDDGAAGSITIAAECDDHSEQFARAVASVAAYLLEHDRQVGLTVDGTRLTPGTTHSHRRELLSVLAVARGEELTDGDREAADIRITGDWREIRVETDERTIPFPRLIHPRERDRAPGSTDRTRESGVIA, from the coding sequence ATGCGATTGACCTACAGAGGCTGGACCGTCCTCGCTGTCCTTGTCGGTGCGTTTGCGCTGAGTTGGCACCACGGGCCGCGGGCGTTAAACGCCGTTGTCACCCCACTCGTGGTCGTTTTCGTGACTGGTGTGCTTTTGACGGTTCGCGTCGATCGCCCGGCCGTCCACCGACAGCGAGTCGCCGATGGCGCTGTCGGTGAAACCCGATCGGTCGCGTGTCGCCTCGAGTGTGGTGGCACTGTCTCTGCGGATATCGTCGAGACGGTCGGCGACGGGCTTTCGCTGGTAACGAACGGCGATACTGCTGCCGGGACCAACGCTGACACCGTGTCAGTCTCAACAACGATCAACGGCACGGAGACCCTAACCTACGATATCGACCTCGAAGAACGCGGCGAGCGGGTTGTCGGTCCGATGACGATCACCGTCTCGGACGTCTTCGGGCTGATCACGCGCACGTTTGCATACACAGAGACGACGACAGTGCTCGTCTATCCCTACATTTACGACCTTCACAGCGAGACGACCGGCGATCTTCACGCCATCGAAAACGCCGCGGGCGCACCAGATCGCGAGGAGTTCGACCACCTGCGTGAGTACGAACGCGGCGACTCGCTCCGAGACGTTCACTGGAAGTCTGCGGCCAAGCGCCCCGGCGATGACCTCGTTGTCACCGAGTATCGCGACGACGGCGCGGCTGGGTCGATCACAATCGCTGCCGAGTGTGACGACCACTCTGAGCAGTTTGCCCGCGCCGTTGCCAGCGTTGCAGCTTACCTGCTCGAGCACGACCGACAGGTTGGACTGACCGTCGATGGCACGCGACTGACGCCGGGGACGACTCACAGCCATCGACGCGAGCTACTGAGCGTCCTCGCGGTCGCGAGGGGCGAGGAACTGACGGATGGCGACCGAGAGGCCGCAGATATCCGCATTACCGGCGACTGGCGAGAGATTCGCGTCGAAACCGATGAGCGAACGATTCCGTTCCCACGATTGATACATCCACGCGAGCGCGACCGTGCTCCCGGCTCAACAGATCGCACTCGAGAATCGGGGGTGATCGCGTGA
- a CDS encoding transglutaminaseTgpA domain-containing protein: MSTESGSPSTNSSGSERSVTIGTDGEIEAETFRLLALGCVLVLTATYVSVLRDVTRVVGGTQSLFMLVAVMLVVATVLARLIRPRTALLAALIAAGAGFGYYLEASGVGVGVLTEATGDLLGDVLLLATGLEIMRMVEAGLWTLGFAPGPVFLSWYLAMRGRYGLSVLPGGFALLFLVLTGDAGTGVTLLGVLAAIGAVGFGELESRGGAIAQADLLAVLFAVIIVLSLSVTLVPGGETTPDAVSGSGAETGQSTLEGTIDSSPERSGISGSVELSPEVRFTVESPQESYWRTGVYDRYTGDEWVRSGQQSQDFDSLEPPAGTATVVPHRVTAETELDVMPVAPQLVGLEDEAAQYADLSEHDQPHPSTTLLEGDQYIAESAIPNDDPTTLNAAGTAYPEDVTDHYLQTPETLSDEFHAYTADITADAETPYETATAIEQYLRTSKDYSLEVDRPDGDVADEFLLEMDEGYCVYFATAMTQMLRSEDIPARYVSGYTSGQEVSENEYVVRGLDAHAWVEVYFPDHGWVEFEPTPPSDRDQTHDAELVDARNTGQTDIDTDESEDVPITDDEDSLEEPNVPDGQDEHSENESETDPDDPESEEEANETDPETAPEEEETEGENTSQEESEAGSGAAGEHGSATDTADHSLAERISLTRETAALLAVMLFGVVAGVHRIDATTRLRRTLGLYWHGRRTEPTRDAERAFDRLEGLLARDYRPRRPSESPRQYLTALSATENTDSTLADDERTAKVLECYERAVYGAGITHAEATAAIEAVDGLARERLPGIGSRSPPPDE, translated from the coding sequence GTGAGTACCGAATCTGGGTCACCAAGCACCAACTCGAGCGGGAGCGAGCGCTCGGTCACGATCGGAACGGACGGTGAAATTGAGGCCGAAACGTTCCGACTGCTTGCACTCGGCTGTGTGCTCGTGTTGACGGCAACGTACGTGAGCGTCTTGCGCGATGTCACGCGCGTCGTCGGCGGCACGCAGTCATTGTTCATGCTCGTCGCTGTCATGCTCGTCGTTGCAACAGTTCTCGCCCGGCTGATCCGCCCGCGAACGGCACTCCTTGCGGCGCTCATCGCGGCTGGGGCCGGCTTTGGCTACTATCTCGAGGCCAGCGGCGTCGGCGTGGGGGTGCTCACCGAGGCAACTGGCGACCTGCTTGGCGACGTGTTGTTGCTCGCGACCGGCCTCGAGATCATGCGGATGGTCGAGGCTGGTCTCTGGACGCTTGGCTTTGCGCCCGGCCCGGTCTTTCTCTCGTGGTATCTCGCCATGCGCGGCCGGTACGGCCTGAGTGTGCTTCCCGGTGGCTTTGCACTGCTATTTCTCGTGCTGACCGGCGATGCCGGGACGGGCGTGACGCTGCTCGGCGTGCTCGCTGCGATCGGTGCCGTCGGCTTCGGCGAACTCGAATCCCGCGGTGGGGCGATTGCACAGGCGGATCTGCTTGCGGTCCTGTTCGCAGTGATTATTGTCCTCTCGCTGTCGGTGACACTCGTTCCCGGCGGTGAGACGACGCCCGATGCGGTCAGTGGAAGCGGCGCTGAGACCGGACAGAGCACACTCGAGGGAACGATCGACTCCTCGCCCGAGCGCTCCGGGATCAGCGGGTCAGTCGAACTCTCGCCCGAAGTTCGGTTTACCGTCGAATCACCACAGGAGTCGTACTGGCGAACCGGAGTCTATGACCGGTATACTGGTGACGAGTGGGTTCGCTCGGGCCAACAGTCACAGGACTTCGACAGCCTCGAACCACCAGCAGGGACGGCAACAGTAGTCCCCCACCGCGTCACCGCTGAGACAGAACTGGATGTCATGCCAGTCGCACCGCAGTTGGTTGGACTCGAAGACGAGGCCGCCCAATACGCTGACCTCTCTGAGCACGACCAGCCACATCCGTCCACGACGCTGCTCGAAGGCGACCAATACATCGCAGAAAGTGCAATCCCCAACGACGACCCGACGACGTTGAACGCTGCCGGAACTGCCTACCCCGAGGACGTGACAGATCACTATCTGCAGACACCTGAAACGCTCTCTGATGAGTTCCACGCATACACCGCCGACATCACAGCGGATGCTGAGACGCCGTACGAAACGGCGACGGCCATTGAACAGTACCTGCGAACGTCGAAAGACTACTCACTCGAGGTCGATAGACCCGATGGCGATGTCGCCGATGAGTTCCTTCTCGAGATGGACGAGGGCTACTGTGTCTACTTTGCGACGGCGATGACCCAGATGCTTCGCAGCGAGGACATCCCCGCACGATACGTCTCGGGCTATACGAGCGGCCAGGAGGTTTCAGAGAACGAGTACGTTGTCCGCGGATTGGACGCCCACGCCTGGGTTGAGGTCTACTTCCCAGACCATGGCTGGGTCGAGTTCGAACCGACGCCACCAAGTGACCGAGACCAAACCCACGACGCCGAGCTCGTAGACGCACGAAACACCGGACAAACCGATATCGACACTGACGAGAGCGAGGATGTCCCGATCACCGACGACGAAGACAGTCTCGAGGAGCCAAACGTGCCGGACGGCCAAGACGAGCACTCGGAAAACGAGTCCGAAACCGATCCTGATGACCCCGAATCAGAGGAGGAAGCGAACGAAACGGATCCCGAAACAGCACCGGAGGAGGAAGAAACTGAGGGTGAGAACACCTCACAAGAGGAATCCGAAGCTGGCAGCGGCGCTGCAGGCGAACACGGCAGTGCGACCGACACGGCCGATCACAGTTTGGCCGAGCGAATTTCACTGACACGCGAGACTGCCGCGCTCCTGGCCGTCATGCTGTTCGGGGTCGTCGCTGGTGTCCACCGCATCGATGCGACGACTCGGCTTCGACGCACCCTTGGCCTGTACTGGCACGGCCGCCGAACCGAGCCCACCCGTGACGCCGAGCGCGCGTTTGACCGACTCGAGGGCTTACTCGCCCGCGACTATCGTCCGCGTCGGCCGTCAGAGTCACCGCGCCAGTACCTCACAGCGCTGTCAGCGACCGAGAATACTGACTCCACACTGGCCGACGATGAGCGGACTGCGAAGGTTCTCGAGTGTTACGAGCGAGCCGTCTACGGGGCTGGCATCACCCATGCAGAGGCGACCGCCGCGATCGAGGCAGTCGACGGACTTGCTCGAGAACGGCTGCCCGGAATCGGCTCTCGGTCGCCCCCTCCGGACGAGTAA